Proteins from a single region of Lentimicrobium saccharophilum:
- the aspA gene encoding aspartate ammonia-lyase, translated as MISSAAQYESGRTRTEHDLLGFREVPYEYYYGIQTLRALENFNISGVQLNFYPVFAESLAMVKLAAAKANHDLGLLSKSLADAIVRACNEIINGKYTFHFVVDMIQGGAGTSTNMNANEVIANRALEILGYQRGQYEFCHPNNHVNLSQSTNDAYPTAIKIALIRSNEKLVEVLTELISSFKIKANEFAHVIKMGRTQLQDAVPMTLGQEFEAYAVMLEEEIARLNQNVQLFLEVNMGGTAIGTGINADPRYSGIVINYLREITGKPIVLATNLVEATQDTGAFIMYSSAVKRLAVKLSKISNDLRLLSSGPRAGFNEINLPPMQPGSTIMPGKVNPVIPEVVNQIAFKVIGNDLTVTMAAEAGQLELNVMEPIIVYSLFESIEMLKNGMNTLNHRCIKGITANEDRCREMVYNSIGLVTALNPVIGYEAATRLAKEALEKNRSVYDLVLEHKLLSQEELNEILDPKNMIAPRIMPKQG; from the coding sequence ATGATCAGTTCCGCCGCACAGTATGAATCGGGCCGCACCCGCACAGAGCATGACCTGCTTGGATTCCGTGAAGTTCCTTACGAGTACTATTACGGAATACAGACATTGCGTGCACTCGAAAATTTCAACATATCGGGGGTGCAGCTCAACTTTTACCCTGTTTTCGCAGAATCGCTGGCCATGGTTAAACTTGCTGCCGCCAAAGCCAACCACGACCTCGGGCTGCTCAGCAAATCCCTGGCTGATGCCATAGTGCGTGCCTGTAATGAAATCATTAATGGAAAATATACCTTTCATTTTGTTGTTGACATGATTCAGGGCGGGGCGGGTACATCCACCAATATGAATGCCAATGAGGTGATTGCGAACCGTGCGCTTGAAATTCTCGGTTATCAGCGGGGACAATATGAATTCTGCCACCCCAACAACCATGTAAACCTTTCACAGTCAACCAACGACGCTTATCCCACCGCGATCAAAATCGCGTTGATCCGGAGTAACGAAAAACTGGTGGAGGTCCTTACCGAGCTGATCTCTTCGTTTAAAATAAAAGCAAATGAATTCGCCCATGTGATCAAGATGGGGCGCACCCAGTTGCAGGATGCAGTACCCATGACCCTGGGACAGGAGTTTGAAGCCTATGCGGTAATGCTTGAAGAGGAAATTGCCCGGCTGAACCAGAATGTGCAGCTTTTCCTCGAAGTCAATATGGGCGGAACGGCCATTGGTACCGGAATCAATGCCGATCCGCGCTACAGCGGCATTGTTATCAATTACCTCCGCGAAATCACCGGAAAACCCATTGTGCTGGCCACCAACCTGGTTGAAGCAACCCAGGACACCGGTGCATTCATCATGTATTCATCAGCGGTGAAAAGACTTGCCGTCAAACTTTCCAAAATCTCAAACGACCTCAGGCTGCTCTCTTCGGGCCCAAGGGCCGGTTTCAACGAAATCAACCTTCCGCCCATGCAGCCCGGCAGCACCATTATGCCTGGTAAGGTCAACCCCGTGATTCCGGAAGTGGTGAACCAGATTGCTTTCAAGGTGATTGGGAATGACCTTACCGTTACCATGGCAGCCGAAGCCGGTCAGCTGGAACTGAACGTGATGGAGCCGATCATCGTGTACAGCCTGTTTGAATCCATCGAAATGCTGAAAAACGGCATGAATACGCTGAACCACCGTTGCATTAAAGGCATCACCGCCAATGAAGACCGCTGCCGCGAAATGGTATACAACAGCATCGGTCTGGTGACTGCCCTCAACCCGGTGATCGGATATGAAGCAGCTACCAGGCTCGCAAAGGAAGCGCTGGAGAAAAACCGTAGTGTTTACGACCTGGTGCTCGAACATAAACTCCTGAGCCAGGAAGAACTCAATGAAATCCTCGACCCCAAAAATATGATTGCGCCGAGGATCATGCCCAAACAAGGATAA